From a region of the Coprococcus comes ATCC 27758 genome:
- the dut gene encoding dUTP diphosphatase produces the protein MQIETVAKEGFLPVRVHPTDAGADLRADIPEPVTLQPRESTFFNTGIEVAIPEGYFGALAIRSSLACKHGLMLANSLGIIDSCYRGPVKAKLVNIGRRPYTINPGDRIAQLLIIPCVHATFVQVDELPESDRGTGGFGSTGAQ, from the coding sequence ATGCAAATCGAGACTGTCGCAAAAGAGGGGTTTCTGCCCGTCCGTGTTCACCCGACGGACGCTGGCGCCGATCTACGCGCCGATATTCCGGAGCCGGTGACGCTCCAGCCGCGCGAATCGACCTTTTTCAATACCGGAATCGAGGTCGCCATTCCTGAGGGCTATTTCGGTGCGTTGGCGATCCGCTCCAGCCTTGCCTGCAAGCATGGTCTGATGCTTGCGAACTCTCTTGGAATTATCGATTCGTGCTATCGGGGTCCCGTAAAGGCGAAGTTGGTGAACATCGGAAGGCGCCCCTACACGATCAACCCCGGGGACCGTATCGCTCAATTGCTCATTATCCCATGCGTCCATGCAACGTTTGTCCAGGTTGACGAACTTCCTGAAAGCGATCGCGGGACAGGCGGGTTCGGCAGTACGGGTGCCCAGTAG